In Haliscomenobacter hydrossis DSM 1100, the DNA window ACATCATCATTGACGGAGGATCGACCGACCATACCCTGGACATTATCAAAGCGTATCCGGATGTAGTAGATCATTGGGTCTCCGAGGCCGACCGGAGCCTCTACGACGCCATGAACAAAGGCATTCACCTGGCCAGTGGAGACATCATTGCCATCATCAACTCCGACGATTTTTATGTACATTCTGCCGTCATCAGTCGAGTCGTGCAGCAGTTCAAACGCAATCGAGTAGACTCTGTTTACGGCGACATTCAGTACGTTGCACCCCAAAACACCCAACGGGTCATCCGTAACTGGATATCAGGAAAATACCAGCGCCGCAACTTTTTATACGGTTGGATGCCCCCTCACCCGGCATTTTTTGTCAAAAAAAAGGTATATGATGCCCTGGGCTTTTTTGATACCCGCCTACAGACTTCTGCTGATTACGAATTGATGCTGCGTTTTTTGTACAAACACAGGGTGTCCAGCCACTACCTTCCTGAATTGTTGGTGCGCATGCGGGCGGGCGGGGTGAGCAATCGCTCCTGGCTGAAACGTTTCGAGGCCAATCTGGAAGACCGCAAAGCCTGGAAAATGAATGGACTGCGGCCCTATTTTTTTACGGCAGTAATGAAACCAATTCGCAAAATCAAACAATTCTTCACACCTTACCATACCCCCCAGGAACCCCAGCGTAGTAAACCGCAGCAAAAGCTGAAAAAGACCAAACTTTAATCAATTAATCTCCATGAAGAAACGTGCATTATTGACAGGAGTGACAGGGCAAGATGGTGCCTATTTGTCAGAACTTCTCCTGGAAAAGGGTTATGAAGTACACGGCATCAAGCGCCGCTCTTCCTTGTTCAATACCGCTCGAATCGACCATTTGTACCAGGATCCGCACGATGAAGACCAACGCTTCATCTTACACTATGGCGATTTGACCGACAGCTCTAGCATCATCCGGGTGTTGCAGGAAGTGCAGCCGGATGAGATTTACAACCTCGGTGCACAGTCGCACGTCCAGGTCAGCTTTGAAGCACCGGAATACACCGCCAACTCGGATGCGGTAGGCGCTTTGCGCATTTTGGAAGCCATTCGATTGTTGGGACTCAAAGATAAAACGCGTTTTTATCAGGCTTCTACCTCGGAGCTTTACGGCAAGGTGCAAGCCATTCCCCAAACGGAAACCACCCCTTTTTATCCGCGTTCACCTTATGCCGTAGCCAAGTTATACGGGTACTGGATTACGGTGAATTACCGCGAGTCGTATGGCATGTATGCCTGCAATGGCATCTTGTTCAACCACGAATCGCCGTTGCGGGGAGAAACCTTCGTGACCCGCAAAATCACCCGTGCCGTGGCCAAAATTGGGCTGGGTTTACAAGAAAAATTATGGCTGGGCAACCTGGATGCCCAACGCGACTGGGGGCATGCCAAAGACTATTGTGAGGCCATGTGGCTCATGTTGCAGCAGCCCAGTCCCGAGGATTATGTGGTGGCCACCGGGGTTACCACCCCTGTGCGGGAATTTGTGCGCCTGGCATTTGCCGAAATTGGCATCAGTTTGGCCTTTCAGGGCGAGGGTATTGCCGAAACCGGGGTGGTGGTAGCGTGTAATCATCCGGCATATCAGGTGCCTATCGGGAAGACCGTGATTGCCGTAGATCCCCGTTATTTTCGGCCTGCCGAAGTAGATTTGCTGGTGGGTGATCCGCGTAAAGCCAAAGAAAAACTGGGCTGGGTACCAACCTACGACCTGCCGGCGCTGGTGCAGGAAATGGTGCAGGCGGATGTACATTTGTTTCAACGCGATGCGGTACTGCTGCGTAGTGGATTTGAGGTTAAACGCGAATTTGAATAAGGACAATGGAAACCAACGCCAAAATATTTATAGCTGGCCATCGGGGAATGGTAGGCTCGGCCATCCAGCGCAAATTGAGCGCGGAGGGATTTCAGCACCTGCTTTTGCGCAATTCGCGCGAGCTGGATCTGCGCAATCAGGCGGAAGTCGAGCAGTTCTTCCGGCTTGAGCAACCCGAGTACGTGTTTTTGGCTGCGGCCAAAGTAGGGGGCATCATGGCCAACAATACCTATCGCGCCGATTTTTTGTACGAAAACCTGATGATCCAGAACAATGTCATCCATTGTGCCTGGAAATATGGGGTGAAAAAGTTGTTGTTCCTCGGTTCCTCTTGCATTTACCCCAAAATGGCCCCTCAACCCCTGCGGGAAGAATACCTGTTGACAGGGTTGCTGGAACCCACTAACGAACCTTATGCCATTGCCAAGATCGCGGGCATTAAGCTGTGTGATGCCTACCGCGCACAATATGGTTGCAATTTTATCTCGGTGATGCCCACTAATTTGTACGGCCCCAACGACAATTACGACCTCGAAAAATCACATGTTTTGCCAGCCTTATTGCGCAAGTTTCACGAGGCCAAACGCCATGCAGCTCCCAACGTTACGCTATGGGGTTCCGGAACGCCAAAGCGTGAGTTTTTACACGTAGATGACCTGGCTGATGCGTGTTTGTTTTTAATGTACCATTACCATGAACCCGGCCTGATTAATATTGGCGTCGGCACCGATTTGAGCATCAAAGACCTGGCACTGCTGATCCGCGATATTGTTGGTTACCAGGGGGACATCATCCACGATTTGTCCAAACCCGATGGTACACCACGCAAACTCATGGACGTAAGCAAAATACAGGCAGCGGGCTGGAAAGCCAAAATCGGACTGGAAGAAGGGATCAGGGCGGTGTATGCAGCTTTGGGAGGAGAGGAGTGGTATTAATATGAGTGATGAGTGATAAGTGATGAGTGATGAGTTATTTTGTTTCGATTGTCTCGTCCTAAAATTACTTTACACGTAAAAGGCTTGTCCTAAAATAGGTTTACATTCACAAATACGTCCTAAAATAGCATTACACGTTAAAGTCACCGTACAAATGTAGTTGGTTAAGTTCAGGGCACCAATCGGTTTTCCACATTTCAATACCCAGCAGCAAAAAAAAACCATTTAATTTTTTTTGTTGCTAAGGGTGTTGGAATTGTGGGAAAGCAACTTTTGCACCATTTAGCTACTCGGCTCACTCCCCAATTCTTCGGCCATTACCGAGGCTTTTTTGTAGTAAGTCTTCCATCTGCGCTTGAGCGCTCCTGTACCTTGATGGGCCTCATTGGGAGTCATCATATCACAAGAGCTATGAGGCCGAACATTATTGTAGGAGTACACCATTTTGGCGATTGCTTCTTGGGCCTCGATCAGAGATTCAAACCGTTGATCCATATTGTAGGTGTTCTTGAAAATACCGTTGACCCTTTCGGCCAGCGCATTTTCCAAGGGGTCACCATTTTGGGTCATACTGATCTGAATGTTGGGTTGATTCAGGAGCCCTTGGACATAGCCTTTGGAACAATACTGAACCCCTCGATCCGAGTGATGAATCAAAGTCTGCTCCCGCTTAGTTCGAGCGGCTAAAGCCATGTCCAAGGCTTGGACACACATGTCTGTTTTCATGTTGTCATCAACCCTAAAACCCATCATTTTGTGCGAGTAGGCGTCGGTGATAAAGATGACATAATTCCACTCCTCTTGTACCCGAATATAGGTTAAATCACTGACCCACAACTGCTCTGGTCTATTGATTTCCAGTTCTTTAATCAAGTTAGGGTATTTGTAAAAATGATGCCGACTATTGGTCGTTTGAGTGTATTTGCGCTTGGGATAAATCAACATTTCGGCTTGCCGAAGGATTTCAATAAGTCGATCTCGTCCGCATTTAATCCCTTGTTTTTCCCATTGCTGTTGCAGCATAAAGTGCAAGGCACGTGACCCAATTCGAGGGATGTCCTGCCGAATATGGCGCACCAAATCAATAATAATAGCCTGCTCCAGAGCGTCTTCTTGTTCCCGATTTCCCCATTCATAGTAGGCTTGGCGACTATGGCCAAACAATGAACACAAGTCTTTTAAACTCGCCCGATTTTTCAATTCGCGTAGTTCTTTCACTGTTTGGCCCCATACTTTTTTCGAACATCAATCCCCAAGTCACGCTTCGCTATATCTAGCATCGTTTCCAAGGCTTCCCCTTTGAGTTCGGACATATACAAGGCTCGCTCCAACTCTTTGATTCGTGCTAGTGCTTCATCCAGATTGCCAGCTGTGGATTCTACTTTCCCTTCGCTTGAGGACTCCGCATCTTGACCATTCTTGTTCTCTTTTTCTAGTTGCATCCGATACCACTTAACGAATTCTTTCGCCACCGTTTTGTCTTTCAGCCCATACTCTTCAGCAGCCACTGCATAACTGAATTCTTCTCGAAGGTAACGACGACCTACTTCTCTTTTTAGGCTGTCGCTGTACTTTTTTTGGCTTTTTACTTTTTTCACAATTTGTCCCCTTTTGTCCCTTACTTTTGTAAAGCTATTTCAGGACGAGACAGATAGAGGAACTCATCACTCATAACTTATAACTCATCACTCAAATTTGCCTATCTTTGCCAAATTACTCGTAGATTGAACCAAAATTTTTAACAGTGGCGAGCTTACAATTAAAAGTCCAGTTGGAGGGAATCAATCCGCTCATCTGGCGTACTTTTCAGATAGATCAAACCGAGACTTTTTTTGATCTGCACGAGATTCTTCAAATCGTCATGGGTTGGGAAAATGCCCATTTATTTGAATTTCAAATCAAAGAGCGCAAAATCGGTTTGTTGCCTGATGAAGAAGAAATGTGGGATACGGATGCCAATTTGGAAGATAGTGAATCGATTATGCTGATCGATTTGAATTTGCAAGTGGGCGATACCCTACGGTACATTTACGATTTTGGTGACCATTGGGGGCATTTGTTGACGGTGGAAAAAATCACGACGGAAGAAACAGATTGCCCCATTTGCCTGGGTGGTGCCCGCAATTGCCCACCCGAAGATTGTGGTGGCGCACCTGGATATGCAGATTTTCTGGATGCCCTTAAAAACCCCAACCACCCCCAACACGAAGAAATTATCGACTGGATTGAGGAGTTTGACCCTGAAGATTTTGACATGGGGGAAACCAATGAAATCTTGCAGGAATTCAACGATTGGCGGCAAGATCTCTTCCTGGAGGAAGAATAGAATAAGCTTATACTTTTGTTCACATATGATGCCGGTGGAGATTGCTATTTCATCGGCTTTTTTATTTTTTCCAAAAAAAATGC includes these proteins:
- the gmd gene encoding GDP-mannose 4,6-dehydratase, giving the protein MKKRALLTGVTGQDGAYLSELLLEKGYEVHGIKRRSSLFNTARIDHLYQDPHDEDQRFILHYGDLTDSSSIIRVLQEVQPDEIYNLGAQSHVQVSFEAPEYTANSDAVGALRILEAIRLLGLKDKTRFYQASTSELYGKVQAIPQTETTPFYPRSPYAVAKLYGYWITVNYRESYGMYACNGILFNHESPLRGETFVTRKITRAVAKIGLGLQEKLWLGNLDAQRDWGHAKDYCEAMWLMLQQPSPEDYVVATGVTTPVREFVRLAFAEIGISLAFQGEGIAETGVVVACNHPAYQVPIGKTVIAVDPRYFRPAEVDLLVGDPRKAKEKLGWVPTYDLPALVQEMVQADVHLFQRDAVLLRSGFEVKREFE
- a CDS encoding GDP-L-fucose synthase family protein, producing the protein METNAKIFIAGHRGMVGSAIQRKLSAEGFQHLLLRNSRELDLRNQAEVEQFFRLEQPEYVFLAAAKVGGIMANNTYRADFLYENLMIQNNVIHCAWKYGVKKLLFLGSSCIYPKMAPQPLREEYLLTGLLEPTNEPYAIAKIAGIKLCDAYRAQYGCNFISVMPTNLYGPNDNYDLEKSHVLPALLRKFHEAKRHAAPNVTLWGSGTPKREFLHVDDLADACLFLMYHYHEPGLINIGVGTDLSIKDLALLIRDIVGYQGDIIHDLSKPDGTPRKLMDVSKIQAAGWKAKIGLEEGIRAVYAALGGEEWY
- a CDS encoding glycosyltransferase family 2 protein, encoding MRMKVSIITPCFNSSATLRDTIESIARQDYPEIEYIIIDGGSTDHTLDIIKAYPDVVDHWVSEADRSLYDAMNKGIHLASGDIIAIINSDDFYVHSAVISRVVQQFKRNRVDSVYGDIQYVAPQNTQRVIRNWISGKYQRRNFLYGWMPPHPAFFVKKKVYDALGFFDTRLQTSADYELMLRFLYKHRVSSHYLPELLVRMRAGGVSNRSWLKRFEANLEDRKAWKMNGLRPYFFTAVMKPIRKIKQFFTPYHTPQEPQRSKPQQKLKKTKL
- a CDS encoding plasmid pRiA4b ORF-3 family protein, coding for MASLQLKVQLEGINPLIWRTFQIDQTETFFDLHEILQIVMGWENAHLFEFQIKERKIGLLPDEEEMWDTDANLEDSESIMLIDLNLQVGDTLRYIYDFGDHWGHLLTVEKITTEETDCPICLGGARNCPPEDCGGAPGYADFLDALKNPNHPQHEEIIDWIEEFDPEDFDMGETNEILQEFNDWRQDLFLEEE
- a CDS encoding IS3 family transposase — its product is MKELRELKNRASLKDLCSLFGHSRQAYYEWGNREQEDALEQAIIIDLVRHIRQDIPRIGSRALHFMLQQQWEKQGIKCGRDRLIEILRQAEMLIYPKRKYTQTTNSRHHFYKYPNLIKELEINRPEQLWVSDLTYIRVQEEWNYVIFITDAYSHKMMGFRVDDNMKTDMCVQALDMALAARTKREQTLIHHSDRGVQYCSKGYVQGLLNQPNIQISMTQNGDPLENALAERVNGIFKNTYNMDQRFESLIEAQEAIAKMVYSYNNVRPHSSCDMMTPNEAHQGTGALKRRWKTYYKKASVMAEELGSEPSS